The Devosia yakushimensis genome has a segment encoding these proteins:
- a CDS encoding ABC transporter ATP-binding protein has protein sequence MSTNIELRKLVKAYGDIEVIHGVDLTIDPGDFTVFVGPSGCGKSTLLRMIAGLEPITGGDLLIDGHRMNEVPAAKRGIAMVFQSYALYPHMNVYQNLAFGLETAKTPKAEIKERVQRAAEILQIVPLLQRKPKQLSGGQRQRVAIGRAIVREPKIFLFDEPLSNLDAELRVQMRVEIAKLHNDLGNTMIYVTHDQVEAMTMADKIVVLRNGVIEQAGAPLELYNNPKNLFVAGFIGSPKMNFLAAAADGSGLKVAGNSVALPGKTAGATTLGIRPEHITLSEGSGIKLAEVSVDLVENLGGQTVVYATTADKQSITIVLEGQRQVELGSTVTVHADPARIHLFDATGNVILG, from the coding sequence ATGTCGACAAATATCGAGCTGCGCAAACTCGTCAAAGCCTATGGCGATATCGAAGTGATCCACGGCGTGGATCTGACCATCGATCCCGGCGATTTCACCGTCTTTGTCGGTCCGTCCGGCTGCGGCAAATCCACCCTGCTGCGCATGATTGCCGGCCTTGAGCCGATCACGGGGGGTGACCTGCTGATCGACGGGCACCGCATGAACGAAGTGCCCGCTGCCAAGCGCGGCATTGCCATGGTGTTCCAGTCCTATGCGCTTTACCCGCATATGAATGTCTACCAGAACCTGGCTTTTGGCCTGGAAACCGCCAAGACCCCCAAGGCCGAAATCAAGGAACGCGTGCAGCGCGCCGCCGAGATCCTGCAGATCGTGCCCCTGCTGCAGCGCAAGCCCAAGCAGCTTTCGGGCGGCCAGCGCCAGCGCGTCGCCATCGGCCGCGCCATTGTGCGCGAGCCCAAGATTTTCCTGTTCGACGAGCCGCTGTCCAATCTCGACGCCGAACTGCGCGTGCAGATGCGTGTCGAGATCGCCAAGCTCCACAATGATCTGGGAAACACCATGATCTATGTGACCCATGATCAGGTCGAGGCCATGACCATGGCCGACAAGATCGTGGTGCTGCGCAATGGCGTCATCGAGCAGGCCGGCGCCCCGCTCGAGCTCTATAACAATCCGAAAAACCTGTTCGTGGCCGGCTTTATCGGCTCGCCCAAGATGAACTTCCTGGCGGCCGCGGCCGATGGCAGCGGCCTCAAGGTGGCAGGCAATAGCGTTGCCCTGCCGGGCAAGACGGCCGGAGCCACCACCCTGGGCATCCGCCCCGAACACATCACCCTGTCCGAGGGTTCCGGGATCAAGCTGGCCGAGGTCAGCGTCGACCTGGTGGAAAATCTCGGCGGCCAGACTGTGGTCTACGCCACGACCGCGGACAAGCAGTCCATCACCATCGTCCTCGAAGGCCAGCGCCAGGTGGAACTGGGCTCCACCGTCACCGTCCATGCCGACCCCGCCCGCATCCATCTGTTCGATGCAACGGGCAATGTGATCCTGGGGTAG
- a CDS encoding TetR/AcrR family transcriptional regulator, translating to MAEDIAGRGDPIKTLQLMWGTADSPKRGPKAKVGLNDLVMAAIAIADAEGIEAVSTRRVAEAVGISAMSFYTHVPDKAVLLDLMLDAAAGLRAGDAPVFKAEHWRANVAFVARAFRDFYITHPWVLQISTHRPVLGPHTLRSYEIFLSAFDGLGLSEIEMDLSVTLIANYVHGAARDVARAKMVKELTGQSDDEWWYAIAPYLETLDFSPYPVANRIGPVVGETYGLGDPDMAFDFGLERILDGLALMIDKKR from the coding sequence ATGGCCGAGGACATTGCCGGCAGGGGCGATCCGATCAAGACCCTGCAATTGATGTGGGGCACGGCCGACAGCCCCAAGCGCGGCCCCAAGGCCAAAGTGGGTCTCAACGATCTGGTGATGGCGGCCATTGCCATTGCCGATGCCGAGGGGATCGAGGCCGTCTCCACAAGGCGGGTGGCCGAGGCGGTGGGGATTTCGGCCATGTCCTTTTATACCCATGTGCCCGACAAGGCCGTGCTGCTCGACCTGATGCTGGATGCGGCGGCGGGGTTGCGGGCCGGCGATGCGCCCGTTTTCAAGGCGGAACACTGGCGGGCCAATGTGGCCTTCGTCGCCCGCGCCTTTCGCGATTTCTACATCACCCATCCCTGGGTCCTGCAGATATCAACCCATCGTCCGGTGCTGGGGCCGCACACCTTGCGGTCCTACGAAATTTTCCTCAGCGCCTTTGACGGGCTGGGCCTGAGCGAAATCGAAATGGACCTGTCGGTGACACTGATCGCCAATTATGTGCATGGCGCGGCGCGCGACGTGGCGCGGGCCAAGATGGTCAAGGAGCTGACCGGCCAGAGCGATGACGAATGGTGGTATGCCATCGCGCCCTATCTCGAAACGCTGGATTTCTCGCCCTATCCGGTGGCCAACCGCATCGGCCCGGTGGTGGGAGAGACCTATGGCCTGGGCGACCCGGACATGGCCTTCGATTTCGGGCTCGAGCGCATCCTGGATGGGCTGGCGCTGATGATCGACAAGAAACGGTAG
- a CDS encoding ATP-binding cassette domain-containing protein — protein sequence MIHARDLTRTFKTKGGTVEAVRGLNLDVAEGEMVAFLGPNGAGKSTSLRMLTTLLPPSSGSARVGGFDVVSDPAGVRRRIGYVGQGTGSGPYHRVRDELVTQGRAQKMSPSDARKRADELLGMLELEGLADRDCASLSGGQKRRLDVALGLMHTPPILFLDEPSTGLDPHSRANLWDHITRIRKASGMTIFLTTHYLDEADTMAERVMVMDNGMMIADDTPARLKADLAGDTIHVSVLCADQAASAAELARNLPDARETLLDGRDISVTLRDGEAVLPEFVRRLHQAGIEAISARVVRPTLDDVFLGLTGRSLREAAG from the coding sequence ATGATCCATGCCAGAGACCTCACCCGCACCTTCAAGACCAAGGGCGGAACAGTCGAGGCCGTGCGCGGCCTCAATCTCGATGTCGCCGAGGGGGAGATGGTGGCTTTTCTCGGCCCCAATGGCGCGGGCAAATCCACGTCCCTGCGCATGCTGACTACGCTCCTGCCGCCCAGCTCGGGCAGCGCGCGGGTCGGCGGGTTCGATGTGGTATCCGATCCCGCCGGCGTGCGGCGGCGCATCGGCTATGTGGGGCAGGGCACCGGCTCGGGCCCCTATCACCGCGTCCGCGACGAGCTGGTGACGCAAGGCCGCGCCCAGAAGATGAGCCCATCGGACGCCCGCAAGCGTGCCGACGAACTGCTCGGCATGCTCGAACTCGAGGGGCTGGCCGACCGCGATTGTGCTTCGCTCTCGGGCGGCCAGAAGCGGCGGCTCGATGTGGCGCTGGGGCTGATGCATACCCCGCCCATCCTCTTTCTCGACGAGCCCTCGACCGGGCTCGATCCCCACAGCCGGGCCAATCTGTGGGATCACATCACCCGCATCCGCAAGGCCAGCGGCATGACCATTTTCCTTACCACCCATTATCTCGACGAGGCCGATACCATGGCCGAGCGGGTCATGGTGATGGACAATGGCATGATGATCGCCGACGACACGCCCGCCCGGCTCAAGGCGGATCTGGCGGGCGACACCATCCATGTCAGCGTGCTCTGCGCCGACCAGGCCGCCAGCGCCGCCGAGCTGGCCCGCAACCTCCCCGATGCCCGTGAAACCCTGCTGGATGGCCGCGATATTTCGGTCACCCTCCGGGATGGCGAAGCCGTACTCCCCGAATTCGTCCGCCGCCTGCACCAGGCCGGCATCGAAGCCATCAGCGCCCGCGTCGTGCGGCCCACGCTCGATGACGTGTTCCTGGGGCTGACAGGACGCTCGCTGCGAGAGGCGGCGGGGTGA
- a CDS encoding ABC transporter permease: MTFLTDTAISFRREIGPTLRSWYYIIFGLVQPLLYLALFVPLLGNIPGPDGASPLQWFVPGMVVMLVLFTTVSCGWSLTEELMSGSFERFLATPMSRPAIMVGRALKELAPLLVQALILIVVAAPFGLQLHPLSMLAGLVLLLLFGVGVASLSYALAIASKHDGSLFYMVSHSVALPMMLLGGVLLPMTNAPAWLYIASRFNPLTYLVEAERALFSGEISTLPVLYGALVALLVGAIGLAIGVSQIRKASL, encoded by the coding sequence ATGACCTTCCTCACCGATACCGCCATCTCCTTCCGCCGCGAGATCGGCCCGACCCTGCGCAGCTGGTACTACATCATCTTCGGACTGGTGCAGCCGCTGCTCTATCTGGCCCTCTTCGTGCCCCTGCTGGGAAATATCCCGGGGCCCGATGGCGCCAGCCCCCTGCAATGGTTCGTGCCCGGCATGGTGGTCATGCTGGTGCTGTTCACTACCGTTTCCTGCGGCTGGTCGCTGACCGAGGAGTTGATGAGCGGCAGTTTCGAGCGCTTCCTCGCCACCCCGATGAGCCGGCCGGCCATCATGGTGGGGCGCGCGCTCAAGGAATTGGCGCCCCTGCTGGTGCAGGCGCTGATCCTCATCGTCGTCGCCGCGCCCTTCGGTTTGCAGCTCCATCCCCTCTCCATGCTGGCAGGCCTGGTGCTGCTCCTGCTGTTCGGCGTCGGGGTGGCTTCGCTCTCCTATGCGCTGGCCATAGCCAGCAAGCATGATGGCTCGCTCTTCTATATGGTCAGCCATTCGGTGGCCCTGCCCATGATGCTGCTGGGCGGGGTGCTGCTGCCCATGACCAATGCGCCCGCCTGGCTCTACATCGCCAGCCGCTTCAATCCCCTGACCTATCTGGTCGAGGCCGAACGCGCGCTGTTCTCCGGCGAGATATCAACGCTTCCCGTGCTCTATGGCGCGCTGGTCGCCCTCCTGGTTGGCGCCATCGGCCTGGCCATCGGCGTCAGCCAGATTCGCAAGGCATCGCTCTAG
- a CDS encoding ArsR/SmtB family transcription factor: MSTPQDMLFKTLADPTRRAIFEQLCREGEKSVGVLTARAGVSQPVVSRHLAVLKQAGLVGDRHAGRQTYYSALPGALSPLTDWTQEMAGYWEGRFDALENLLGRMDQ, translated from the coding sequence ATGTCGACGCCGCAGGACATGCTCTTCAAGACTTTGGCCGATCCCACGCGGCGCGCCATTTTCGAGCAGCTGTGCCGGGAAGGCGAAAAGAGCGTCGGGGTGCTGACGGCCCGGGCCGGAGTGTCCCAGCCAGTGGTCTCGCGGCATCTGGCGGTGCTGAAACAGGCCGGATTGGTTGGGGATCGCCATGCCGGCCGCCAGACCTATTATAGCGCCCTGCCGGGCGCGCTATCGCCCCTCACCGACTGGACCCAAGAAATGGCGGGCTATTGGGAGGGGCGGTTCGACGCGCTCGAAAACCTGCTGGGGAGGATGGATCAATGA
- a CDS encoding SRPBCC family protein → MSAEIRTVTVERELAAAPEKIWRALTQPHLLEEWLMKSDFAPVKGQKFTFSNQPRPDVSVVIDCQVLAIEPHRTLSYSWAAFGLESTVTFTLEPTAKGTMLRMEQAGFRPDQDLAYKGARASWKQFLARLDQLVATID, encoded by the coding sequence ATGAGTGCTGAAATCCGCACCGTCACGGTCGAGCGGGAGCTTGCCGCCGCGCCCGAGAAAATCTGGCGGGCGCTGACCCAGCCGCATTTGCTTGAGGAATGGCTGATGAAAAGCGATTTCGCGCCTGTCAAAGGGCAGAAATTCACCTTCTCGAACCAGCCCCGGCCCGATGTGAGCGTGGTCATCGATTGCCAGGTGCTGGCCATCGAGCCGCACCGTACCCTGTCCTATAGCTGGGCCGCCTTTGGCCTCGAAAGCACCGTGACCTTCACCCTGGAGCCGACGGCGAAAGGCACCATGCTGCGCATGGAGCAGGCCGGTTTCAGGCCGGATCAGGACCTGGCCTATAAAGGCGCCAGGGCATCGTGGAAACAATTCCTGGCACGGCTGGACCAGCTCGTCGCCACGATCGATTGA
- a CDS encoding iron chaperone, whose protein sequence is MAGTSKSKKVFSEAELEAMQDAKVERKKGKKADGEADLLAKVAEMSQSDRAIAERLHALVKENAPDLSPKTWYGMPAWADAAGKVVCFFTAAGKFDSRYASFGFNDVAKLDDGTVWPTAFAVTRLTQADEKMIAGLLRQAVG, encoded by the coding sequence ATGGCCGGCACGAGCAAATCCAAGAAAGTCTTTTCCGAGGCCGAACTCGAGGCGATGCAGGACGCCAAGGTCGAACGCAAGAAGGGCAAGAAAGCCGATGGCGAAGCCGACCTGCTGGCCAAGGTGGCCGAGATGAGCCAAAGCGACCGCGCCATTGCCGAACGCCTGCACGCTCTGGTCAAGGAAAACGCCCCCGATCTCTCCCCCAAGACCTGGTATGGCATGCCCGCCTGGGCCGATGCGGCCGGCAAGGTGGTCTGCTTCTTCACCGCCGCCGGCAAGTTCGATTCCCGCTATGCCAGCTTCGGCTTCAACGACGTGGCCAAGCTTGATGACGGTACCGTCTGGCCGACGGCCTTTGCCGTGACCAGGCTGACCCAGGCCGATGAGAAGATGATTGCGGGGTTGCTGCGGCAGGCGGTGGGCTGA